In Leisingera sp. NJS204, the DNA window GCAAAGGCAATCGGCCAGCTGACCGACCAGGCCTGCATCCAGGCCTGCGTAAAACCCGCACCAAACCCCAGCGTTTTCCAGGTCGCCACACCAGTCACGATAAAGGACATCAGCCCCGACAGGATCAGGCTGAACAGCAGAGGGGCAAAGCGGGCGGGCAGCATCGGCGGGGTCCTTCCTGTGATCCTGCGGCCCTTATGCAGGCCGCCGTATCACATTTCAATTCACGAATGTAACAGCCCGCCTGCGGCGGCTTAACGCATCCAGCCGAGGCTGTCTTCGGTGCGCCGGGTCGAGGGCGTGTATTCAGCGCTGACCCAGCCGTCATAACCGCTGGCGTCGATGGCGGCAAACAGCGCCGGGAAATCGACCGGACCGGTGCCCGGCTCGCAGCGTCCGGGTGCTGCACCGATCTGCACATGCACGGCGCGGGAGCCGAACATCTCCCAGACCTTGGCCGCATCGCCGTGGATCAGCTGGGCATGGTAGGCATCATACTGCAAACCGACGTTGGGGCGGTCCACCGCCTCCAGCACTTCCATCGCCAGGTTGTAGTCGTCCAGGAAATAACCGGGCTGGTCGCCGCTGTTCAAAGGTTCGATTGTGAACTGCTGCTCCGGCGCGCGGCCGGCGGCCCATTGCAGGTTCTCAATGAACGTCCGCTGCGCCTCTGCACCCTTGGTATAGCCCGCCATAACATGGATCTTGCCCGCCTTCAGTACCTCGGCGTAGCGCAGCACCCGGCGGATGTCGCGCTGGAACCGGTCGACGCCCTCGGGGATGGCCGCATAGCCGGGCGTGCCGCCGGTGTAATTCGGCGGCGGCGCGTTGATCAGCAGCAGCTCCAGCCCGTTGGCAAGCAGGGCGCGCTGGGTTTCCTTGGCGGCAAGTTCATAGGGATACAGGATCTCTACCGCCTCAAACCCGGCGGCGGCCGCAGCCTGGAAGCGGTCGAGATAAGGCAGCTCTGCAAACAACAGCGAAATATTGGCCGCGAAGCGGGGCATGAGGGTTCTCCTTCTTCCCCGAAGGTCTAGCGCTGCGCACAGGGGCCGCCAAGGCGTCAAAAGAACAGAATTTTCATATTAAATCCTTATTAACCTTTAGCGGCAAGTTTCTGCCGCCGCGCCGGGTGGCAACTGGCATCATAGGCGGCGGCAGGTGGGCATAACTGCGCGGATTGATACACGCCTAGGCTGACGTATCAGAGGAGACAGCCATGTGTGATGCAATGGGAACCGCCAAGCCGGCGGTCAGAATTGACAACGACCGTGTCCGCGTGACCGAATGGAGCTTTGCCAAAAGCGGCGACAACACCGGCTGGCACCGGCACGGGTTCGACTATGTCGTGGTGCCGTTGTTTGACGGCGTGCTGGAAATCGCCCATCCCGACGGGACG includes these proteins:
- a CDS encoding hydroxypyruvate isomerase family protein, with translation MPRFAANISLLFAELPYLDRFQAAAAAGFEAVEILYPYELAAKETQRALLANGLELLLINAPPPNYTGGTPGYAAIPEGVDRFQRDIRRVLRYAEVLKAGKIHVMAGYTKGAEAQRTFIENLQWAAGRAPEQQFTIEPLNSGDQPGYFLDDYNLAMEVLEAVDRPNVGLQYDAYHAQLIHGDAAKVWEMFGSRAVHVQIGAAPGRCEPGTGPVDFPALFAAIDASGYDGWVSAEYTPSTRRTEDSLGWMR
- a CDS encoding cupin domain-containing protein; its protein translation is MCDAMGTAKPAVRIDNDRVRVTEWSFAKSGDNTGWHRHGFDYVVVPLFDGVLEIAHPDGTRTEAVMQRGVPYFRKAGVEHDVINGNDFACAFVETELLEEASAG
- a CDS encoding DUF2798 domain-containing protein, which translates into the protein MLPARFAPLLFSLILSGLMSFIVTGVATWKTLGFGAGFTQAWMQAWSVSWPIAFAVAFTAAPLVRRLVAKLVKKPAEG